Proteins encoded by one window of Leopardus geoffroyi isolate Oge1 chromosome X, O.geoffroyi_Oge1_pat1.0, whole genome shotgun sequence:
- the MAGIX gene encoding PDZ domain-containing protein MAGIX — MEPHAGGVTDPRGSRGGRGLSLPAGPRARQLLARLDARPLAARAAADVAALVRRTGATLRLRPKAAISVLDSADIEVTDSRLPNATFVDHRPQHHRSETLGTGTAPPQVTQNKARSASKPLQASGRFYVELVRGSAGFGLTLSGGQDSAGDTPLAVRGLLKDGPAQRCGRLQAGDLVLYINGEPTQGLTHAQVVERIRAGGPRLRLVLSRPLETHPGKPEGMGGPQKGDDRRPDPGGPEVMKSRSASASPRQHPLSRTTAQTQGSPEPSPEGAADCPAVPPPERRTEDPDDRTPGSPGPWLVPSEERLSRALGVPGAAQLALEMAAGRRRH; from the exons ATGGAGCCACACGCGGGGGGCGTCACGGACCCTAGGGGGAGCAGAGGAG GCCGGGGCCTTTCCCTGCCCGCGGGCCCCAGAGCCCGGCAGCTCCTGGCGCGGCTGGACGCGCGCCCCCTGGCGGCCCGAGCTGCGGCCGACGTGGCGGCGCTGGTACGCAGGACGGGCGCCACATTGCGCCTGCGCCCCAAGGCCG CCATTAGTGTGCTAGATTCTGCCGACATAGAGGTTACAGACAGTCGCCTGCCTAATGCCACTTTTGTGGATCACCGGCCCCAG CATCACCGGTCAGAGACCTTGGGTACAGGTACCGCACCTCCCCAAGTGACCCAGAATAAGGCACGTTCTGCTTCGAAGCCGCTCCAGGCCTCTGGACGGTTCTATGTGGAACTGGTTCGCGGTTCCGCGGGCTTTGGCCTCACATTAAGCGGAGGCCAAGATTCAGCCGGGGATACTCCTCTGGCAGTGCGTGGGCTGCTGAAGGATGGGCCGGCACAGCGCTGTGGTCGCTTGCAG GCCGGGGACCTCGTGCTCTACATCAACGGAGAGCCAACGCAGGGCCTCACCCACGCGCAGGTGGTGGAGCGGATTCGCGCAGGTGGACCCCGTCTCCGCCTTGTATTAAGCAGGCCCCTTGAAACCCACCCCGGCAAGCCTGAGGGGATGGGAGGGCCTCAGAAAGGAGATG ATCGCAGGCCAGATCCTGGGGGACCAGAGGTGATGAAGTCTCGCAGCGCCAGCGCTTCCCCACGTCAGCACCCGCTATCCCGTACTACGGCCCAAACCCAGGGCAGCCCAGAACCTAGCCCAGAGGGGGCAGCCGACTGCCCCGCGGTTCCTCCACCTGAGCGCCGCACAGAGGACCCTGATGACCGAACCCCAGGTTCCCCGGGACCCTGGCTGGTGCCGAGTGAGGAACGGCTCTCGCGGGCCCTAGGGGTCCCAGGGGCTGCGCAGCTTGCTCTCGAGATGGCAGCTGGGAGGCGGAGGCACTGA